The proteins below are encoded in one region of Streptomyces roseirectus:
- a CDS encoding uridine kinase family protein: protein MSSHPIPTRVVLLCGPSGSGKSLLAARSGLPVLRLDDFYKEGDDPTLPQVEGSADIDWDHPGSWDTEAAVAAITDLCRTGRTDVPVYDISLSARTGSDTVDVGRTPVFIAEGIFAAEIVERCRAEGVLADALCLSRGPVKTFRRRFLRDLKEGRKSVAFLLRRGWRLMRAERAIVARQTALGAHACDRDEAMGRLADAAAGRRVRAAAPVVTP from the coding sequence GTGAGTTCCCATCCCATCCCCACGCGGGTCGTGCTGCTCTGCGGCCCCTCCGGCTCCGGCAAGTCCCTCCTCGCAGCCCGCTCCGGCCTCCCGGTGCTGCGGCTCGACGACTTCTACAAGGAGGGCGACGACCCGACGCTGCCGCAGGTCGAGGGGAGCGCGGACATCGACTGGGACCACCCCGGGTCGTGGGACACGGAGGCCGCCGTCGCGGCGATCACCGACCTGTGCCGCACCGGCCGCACGGACGTCCCCGTCTACGACATCTCGCTCAGCGCCCGCACGGGCAGCGACACGGTCGACGTCGGCCGGACGCCCGTGTTCATCGCGGAGGGCATCTTCGCCGCCGAGATCGTCGAGCGGTGCCGTGCGGAAGGGGTGCTCGCGGACGCGCTGTGCCTGAGCCGGGGCCCGGTGAAGACGTTCCGGCGCCGGTTCCTGCGGGACCTCAAGGAGGGCCGCAAGTCGGTGGCCTTCCTGCTGCGCCGGGGCTGGCGCCTGATGCGCGCCGAGCGGGCCATCGTCGCCCGCCAGACCGCCCTCGGCGCCCACGCCTGCGACCGCGACGAGGCGATGGGCCGGCTCGCGGACGCGGCGGCGGGACGGCGGGTGCGGGCGGCGGCGCCCGTGGTGACGCCGTAA
- a CDS encoding SigE family RNA polymerase sigma factor translates to MSLHSMNTSAVATRLHDVRWSSEKSGVVSGRGCARGIGRQHTTYITVVDAKTGEKVPGGASYREDTGERRSLSEAEFTAYVQERRASLYATAYHLTGDRFEAEDLLQSALFSTYRAWDRISDKAAVGGYLRRTMTNLHISAWRRRKLNEYPTEELPETAGDTDAMRGTELRAVLWQALSRLPELQRTMLVLRYYEGRTDPEIAEILDISVGTVKSSIWRSLRRLREDQVLSFGRDEENAFGELVA, encoded by the coding sequence ATGTCGCTGCACAGCATGAACACCAGCGCGGTTGCCACACGCCTCCACGACGTCCGGTGGAGCTCGGAGAAGTCCGGTGTCGTGAGCGGGCGGGGGTGCGCTCGCGGCATCGGGCGTCAACACACCACGTACATCACGGTGGTTGACGCGAAAACGGGGGAGAAGGTTCCGGGGGGAGCCTCGTACAGGGAGGACACGGGGGAGCGCCGTTCCCTCAGCGAGGCGGAGTTCACCGCCTACGTCCAGGAGCGCCGCGCCTCCCTGTACGCGACCGCCTACCACCTGACCGGCGACCGGTTCGAGGCCGAGGACCTGCTGCAGAGCGCGCTGTTCTCGACGTACCGGGCCTGGGACCGGATCAGCGACAAGGCCGCCGTCGGCGGATACCTGCGTCGCACCATGACGAACCTGCACATCAGCGCGTGGCGCCGCCGCAAGCTGAACGAGTACCCCACCGAGGAGCTGCCGGAGACGGCCGGCGACACGGACGCGATGCGCGGCACCGAACTGCGCGCGGTCCTGTGGCAGGCGCTGTCCCGCCTTCCCGAACTCCAGCGGACGATGCTGGTCCTCAGGTACTACGAGGGCCGTACCGACCCGGAGATCGCGGAGATCCTCGACATCAGTGTCGGCACGGTGAAGTCCAGCATCTGGCGGTCGCTCCGCCGGCTGCGCGAGGACCAGGTCCTCAGCTTCGGCCGTGACGAGGAGAACGCCTTCGGGGAGCTGGTCGCCTGA